A window from Citrus sinensis cultivar Valencia sweet orange chromosome 3, DVS_A1.0, whole genome shotgun sequence encodes these proteins:
- the LOC102625758 gene encoding LOW QUALITY PROTEIN: endoglucanase 12-like (The sequence of the model RefSeq protein was modified relative to this genomic sequence to represent the inferred CDS: deleted 2 bases in 1 codon), whose amino-acid sequence NLELEKKKNIYIYIYTHTHTAAQDELLLATQDELLLATAWLHRATNDRTYLNYLVSTGKTGGTRSLFAWDDKYVGAQVLAGRLVFEGQGSSGGDNNNNNNKSSTGASSRSSSTGTLLLPQYKSQAEQFIWSCVQEGNNNNNLQKTPGGLLWFQPWIKLQYAATATFVVTVCSNYLTAAHASIQCSGGLVQPSDLMDLARSQADYILRKNPKEMSYTVGFGANYPTQPNHRGASIVSIKRQDSTPVARQGGFDLWFNSKAPNPNVLDGAVVGGPDENDGYTDSRGNFQFAKPCHLLLHQHQHPLVVVGVSASLAS is encoded by the exons aatcttgaattagaaaaaaaaaaaaatatatatatatatatatatacacacacacacactgcTGCGCAAGATGAATTGTTGTTGGCTACTCAGGATGAATTGTTGTTGGCTACTGCTTGGCTTCATCGTGCTACCAATGACCGAACATACCTGAATTACCTTGTTAGTACAGGAAAAACCGGTGGAACAAGGTCTCTTTTCGCATGGGATGACAAGTACGTTGGTGCACAAGTCCTGGCAGGTAGGCTCGTATTTGAGGGCCAGGGGTCGTCCGGtggtgataataataataataataataagtccAGTACTGGTGCTAGTTCAAGATCTTCATCAACGGGAACATTATTATTACCTCAATACAAAAGCCAGGCGGAGCAGTTCATATGGTCATGTGTTCAAGAAggtaacaataacaataatttgcAGAAGACACCAGGAGGATTGTTATGGTTTCAGCCTTGGATCAAGCTTCAATACGCAGCAACTGCCACTTTTGTGGTAACTGTCTGTTCCAATTATTTAACTGCTGCTCACGCATCAATTCAATGCTCCGGTGGGCTTGTTCAGCCCTCTGATTTGATGGACCTAGCCCGCTCTCAAGCTGACTATATTTTGCGTAAAAACCCAAAGGAAATGAGCTACACGGTTGGATTTGGGGCTAACTATCCAACACAACCTAATCATAGAGGCGCATCAATCGTATCAATCAAG AGACAGGATAGCACCCCAGTGGCACGTCAAGGAGGCTTCGATCTGTGGTTCAATAGCAAGGCACCAAACCCGAATGTGTTGGATGGAGCAGTCGTCGGAGGCCCAGATGAAAACGATGGATATACCGACTCTAGAGGCAACTTTCAATTTGCTAAGCCATGCCATCTATTGTTACACCAGCACCAGCACCCCCTCGTTGTAGTTGGTGTCTCTGCGAGCCTTGCCTCTTAA